The nucleotide window GCTTCATCGGAATCTCCAGCGGGAAAGGTGGAAGAGGATCAGGGCTTGACGGTCAGCGCGACGGCGCCCAGTTCGGTGGCGCCCTGCGCCTTGCCCGACTGCGGCGCGCCTTTCGCGGGCCAGGTGAAGGGGATTTTCAGCAGCTCGCGGCCGCCGACTTCGCGTGCGGCTTCGACGACCAGCGTGTACTGGCCGGGAGCCAGCCCGGCCAGGTGCTGCTTGTCGCTGAAGCTCAACGCATGCCTGCCAGCCGGCTTGGTGGGCCCCGTCACTCCGTCCACCGGCACCTTCAGCGAGCGGCCGGACTTGCGCCACCACTGGCGCAGGTCGGGCAGCCATTTGGTGCCGTGGCCTTCGGAATTGCGGGTCTGCTGGTACCAGACGGAAAGGTTGGCGGCGACCTTCTGGTCGGCGCCTTCGATCCAGACGGCGACGTAAGGACGGTGGTACTCGGCCACGTTGAGCTTGGGAATCTCGACATTGACATCCAGCGTGGCGGCGTAGGCCGGCGTGGCCAGCAGGCCGCTGAGCGCGATGGTCAGCGTGGTGTGGACGGCGATCTTCGACATGCGGTCACTCGCGGGTTC belongs to Pseudoxanthomonas sp. F37 and includes:
- a CDS encoding DUF2271 domain-containing protein, with the protein product MSKIAVHTTLTIALSGLLATPAYAATLDVNVEIPKLNVAEYHRPYVAVWIEGADQKVAANLSVWYQQTRNSEGHGTKWLPDLRQWWRKSGRSLKVPVDGVTGPTKPAGRHALSFSDKQHLAGLAPGQYTLVVEAAREVGGRELLKIPFTWPAKGAPQSGKAQGATELGAVALTVKP